TTCCGGTGACGTAGAAGGCGTCCACGGCGTTCGCGCCGAGGGTGGAGACGTGCATGCTGCGCACCCGCAGGCCCTCGTCCTCCAGCGCCCGGCCGATGCGGAACAGCAGCCCCGGCGCGTCCTGGGCGCGCACCTCGATGACGGTGGCGTGCCGGGAGGCCGCGGAGGCCACCGCCACGCGCGGCGGCGGGGCGACCACGCCCCGGCGGCGCGGGTAGGCGGCGTCGCGTTCCGCGAGCCGTCCGGCGATGTCCAGCGAGCCGTCGAGGGCGCGCACGAGGTCGGCGCGCAGCCGGGCCGCCTGGGGCAGCGAGCCGTACTCGGCGGCGACCCGCCAGTTCAGCAGCAGGACCGAGCCGTCGACGCCGTCCGGGAGGTCGTGGGCGCGCAGCTCGGCGGTGCGTACGGTCAGCCGGTGCACGGCGAGGACGCCGGCCACCGCCGGCAGCACGCCCTCCTGGTCGGGCACGGCGATGAGCAGCTCCACGCCGAGCGGCTCGGGGTCGCCGGCCGGCTGCTCCCCCGCGGTCTCGGCGGGCGTCTCGGTCTGCGCGCGCAGCGCCAGCACCGGGCTGCCGGTGGCGACCGCCTCGATGGCGAGGCGTTCCTGCTCGGCGGTGGGCGCGGTGTCGTCCGGCTCCTCCGGCTCGTTGCCGGCGAGCACCGCCGCGACCCGCTTGACGAGGTCCGCCACGAGCGAACCCCGCCAGGACGACCAGGCGGCGGGCCCGGTGGCCAGCGCGTCCGCCTCGGTGAGGGCGTGCAGCAGCTCCAGCGTGCCCTGCGAGCCGACGGCGTCGGCGACCGCGCGCACGGTGGCCGGATCCTCCAGGTCGCGCCGGGTGGCGGTGTCGACGAGCAGGAGGTGGTGGCGGACGAGGGCGGCGAGCACGTTCACGTCGGCGCGGTCGAAGCCGATGCGGGCGGCCACGTCCTTGGCGATGATCTCGCCGGCCACCGAGTGGTCGCCGGGCCAGCCCTTGCCGATGTCGTGCAGCAGCGCGGCGACCAGCAGGAGGTCGGGCCGGTGGACGCGGCGGGTGAACTCGGAGGCGCGCACGGCGGTCTCGATGAGGTGCCGGTCGACGGTCCAGATGTGCACGGCGTTGCGCTGCGGCCGGCACCGGACCCGCTCCCAGTCGGGCAGCAGCTGCGTGATCAGCCCCTCGGCCTCCAGCGCCTCCCAGACCTCGACGGTCGGCTGACCGGAGCCGAGCAGGGTGACCAGCTGCTCGCGGGCCTCGGCGGGCCACGGCGTGGGCAGCGGGCGCACGGTGGCGGCGAGGCGCCGGACGGCGTGCAGGGACAGCGGCAGGCCGGCCTGCGCGGCGGCGGCCGCGGCGCGCAGCGGGAGCACGGGGTCGCGTTCGGGGCGCGCGGCGCGGGCGAGCACCACCTCGCCGTCCTGTTCCACGACCCCTTCGGCCAGCGGAGACCGCTCGGGTGCGGGCTTGCCGCCCCCCAGCATCGCGCGCAGCCGGGGCCGCACGGCGCGCGACCGCAGAACGCGTCCGACCTCGCGCCAGGTGACGTCGCTCGCGTACGAGATGACGCGGGCCGCCTCGTACACCTGCCGCAGCAGGGTGTCGGCGTCCAGCAGGTCCAGCTCGGCGGCCACCTGGTCCTGCTCCTGCAGCGCGAGGCGGTCGGTGGCGCGACCGGTGGCGAGGTGCAGGGCGTCGCGTACGTCGAGGAGCCGGCGGCGGGCGTCGGCGAGGCCCTCGCGGGGGGCGTCGGCCAGCCAGGAGGCGGCGACGGCGCGCAGCGCGGTGGCGTCCCGCAGTCCGCCGCGCGCCTCCTTCAGGTCGGGTTCCAGCAGGTACTGCAGCTCGCCCTGGCGTTCGGCGCGCTCGGCGCACAGTTCCTGGAGTTCGGGCAGGCGCCTGGGGGCCTGGTTGCGCCAGTCGGCGAGGACGGACGTCCGCAGTCCGGCGGTGAGGCCGAGGTCGCCGGCGAGGTGGCGGGCGTCCAGCAGGCCGAGCTGGACCTTGAGGTCCTCGCCGGCGGTCTTGCGGGCCTCCGCCGGGGTGCGGACCGAGTGGTCGAGGGCCAGGCCGAGGTCCCAGACGGGGTACCAGAGACGGTCGGCGAGGGCTGCGACGGTCTTGCCGTCCGCGCCGTCGTGCAGCAGCAGGAGGTCGAGGTCGCTGCGCGGGGAGAGCTCGCCCCGGCCGTAGCCGCCGACGGCGACCAGGGACACGCCCTTCAGTTCCTCGGCGCCGGCCGTGAAGAGCCCGGTGAGCCAGTCGTCGGTCAGTTCGGCGAGGGCCGCACGGCGCGGCGGCCCGGACTGCGCCTCCTCGGTGAGGAGGCGCAGCCGGGCCGCCGCGTAGCCGCTGGGTCCCGAGTCCTCTGCATCCATGCGCACGTCCGTACTCGTCACCCAGCGACTCCTGTTCTCTTCTGCCGTCAGAGCGCGTCCGGGCCGCGCTCGCCGGTGCGGACCCGTACGGCCGTCTCGACCGGGAGGGACCAGACCTTGCCGTCACCGATCTTGCCGGTGCGGGCGGCCTTGACGATGACGTCGATCAGCTGCTCGGCGTCGTCGTCCTCCGCCAGCACCTCGATGCGGATCTTGGGGACCAGGTCCACCGTGTACTCGGCGCCGCGGTAGACCTCGGTGTGTCCCCGCTGACGACCGTAGCCGCTGGCCTCGGTGACCGTCAGTCCGTGCACGCCGAAGGCCTGCAGGGCTTCCTTGATCTCGTCGAGCCGGTGGGGCTTCACGACGGCGGTGATGAGCTTCATGCGTCCACCTTCTTGCTCGCCCCGGCGACGGCGGTCGGGAGGGCGGTCGTGCGGGCGGCGCCACCGCCGGCCCCGCTGAAGTCGTATGCGGTCTCGGCGTGCTCGGCCTGGTCGATGCCGGCGATCTCGTCGTCCTCGGAGACCCGCATGCCGATGGTCTTGTCGAGGAGGAAGGCGAGGATCGCGGAGACGACCAGCGAGTAGGCGAGGACCGCGAAGACTCCGGCGCACTGCTTCCACAGCTGGTCGAAGGAGTGGTCGCCGTAGAAGACGCCGGTCGCGGTGGACTGGCCCTTGCCGGTGGCGAAGAAGCCGATCAGCAGGGAGCCGATGACACCGCCGACGAGGTGGACGCCGACGACGTCGAGCGAGTCGTCGTAACCGAACTTGTACTTCAGGCCGACGGCCATGGCGCAGAGCAGACCGGCGATGGCGCCGACGGCGATCGCACCGAGCGGGGAGACGGCTCCGCCCGAGGGGGTGATGGCGACCAGACCGGCGACCGCGCCGGAGGCGGCGCCCAGCGTGGTGAACGCGCCGTGGCGGATCTTCTCGTAGATGAGCCAGGCCAGCATGGCGGCGGCGGTGGCGACCTGCGTGTTGACGAACATCAGCGCGCCGACGCCGTCGTCGTTGCCGAGCCACGAGCCGGCGTTGAAGCCGAACCAGCCGAACCACAGCAGACCGGCGCCGAGCATGACCAGCGGCAGGCTGTGCGGGCGCATCGGGTCCTTCTTGAACCCGACGCGCTTGCCGATGACGAGGATCACGCCGAGGGCCGCGGCACCGGCGTTGATGTGGACGGCCGTACCGCCGGCGAAGTCGATGACGCCCAGCTCGAAGGCCCAGCCGCCGGCGCCCCAGACCCAGTGCGCGACCGGGAAGTAGACGACCGTGGCCCACAGGGCGACGAACAGCGCCCAGGCGGAGAACTTGACGCGGTCGGCGAGCGCACCGCTGATCAGGGCGGGCGTGATGATCGCGAACATCATCTGGAAGACCATGAACACGAAGATCGGGATGGTGTAGCCGTCCCACAGCTCCGTCAGGCCGATGTTGCTGAGACCGACCCAGTCGGAGTTCCAGCCGATGAGGCTGCCGGAGTCGGTGCCGAAGGCGAGCGAGAAGCCGTACAACACCCACAGGATGGTGACGATCCCGATGCTGATGAAGCTCATCATCAGCATGTTCAGCGTGCTTTTGACCCTGACCATGCCTCCGTAGAAGAAGGCGAGGCCCGGGGTCATGATCAGCACCAGGGCGGAACAGATGAGCATGAAGCCTGTGTTCGCGGAGGACAGCTTGGGTGCCTCCGCGGCAAGCGTGATGGCTGCTGCCATCGGCGTCTCCTCGTCGTAGGTACGGCCCCGTGCGGGCGAAGCCAGAGCGGGTTCGTGAGGGGTGGGCCGGTTATGCGCCATGAGATTCGCGCAGCGCCGTTTCGGTGGAGGCCCCTCGTTGTTTCGCCGCCGTGACGAAGGCGCCGCGTGCGTTACGCCTCGGTGAACTGGCTGATGTTCGACGAGCGGATCGTTATGGTGGCGCAACCTTCACTGAAGGAAGGAAACCGGCCGCGGTCGGCCTTCCGATGACCTGGCATGGGGGAGCCGAGTCGGGCAGTTCGGGAGGACCGGCCGCGGCCGGGGTTCTGGGGTTTCGCCCGGTGGACCGCTGCCGGCGGCCGGTCGGGCGGGGTGGTTCAGACCGCTTCGGCCGTCTCCGGCAGCTCGACGGTGAGCCGCTCGGTCAGGTCCACGACCTCGGAGAGATCCCCGAAATCGCGTACAGCGCTGTCGACCGTCTTTCGGATACGAGTGTTGACGCGCTCGGAGCGCACCTTCTTGGCCTCCTTCATCGCCTGCGTGGCGAGAACCGTGCTCTGCTCCGGCTCGCGCTGCAGCAGGTGGACCGTGGCCATGCCGATCAGGTTCAGCACATAGGAGCGCTGGTGGTCGCCGTCGCCCGCGAACAGTTCGACGGCCCGCCGCATCAGGGGCTCGGCCAGCGAGGCGTAGGCGGGGCTGCGGCCGGCGACGTAGGCCAGGTCGCGGAAGGAGTGGCTGTTCTCGCCGTGCAGCTCGGCCTCGGAGAAGAAGCGGATCCAGTCGGGGTCCGGCTCGTCCCACTCGTCGGTCTCGGCGAAGGTGTCCTCGGCCATCCGGACCGCGCGCTTGCACCGGCCGGGCTGGCCCATGTTGGCGTAGGCGCGGGCCTCCATCGCATACAGCATGGACTGGGTGCGCGGCCCGGCGCAGTCCCGGCTGCCGTACTGGGCGAGGTGGATCAGCTCCAGCGCGTCCTCCGGCCGGCCGAGGTGGATCATCTGACGGCTCATGCTCGACAGCACATAACTGCCGAGCGGCCGGTCGCCGGCCTCCTTCGCCGCGTGCAGGGCCAGGACGAAGTACTTCTGCGCGGTCGGCTGGAGCCCCACGTCGTAGCTCATCCAGCCGGCGAGTTCGGCCAGCTCGGCGGCCACCTTGAAGAGCCTGCGCGAGGTGGACTCGGGCTGGGGCTCCTGGAGCAGGTCGGTCACCTCGTGCAACTGCCCGACGACCGCCTTGCGGCGCAGGCCGCCGCCGCACTGGGCGTCCCACTGCCGGAACATCACGGTGGTGGACTCCAGCAGGTCCAGCTCGGGCCGGGAGAGCCGGCCGCGGGCCCGGCTGGTCGGCACCGACTCCGGCTCCTCGATCAGGGCGGGCGGCGAGGGGACCAGCCAGCGCTGCATCGGCTCGATGAGGGACGGCCCCGCGCACAGGGCCAGCGACGTCCCGAGGAAGCCGCGGCGGGCCAGCATCAGGTCGCTGCGCGAGAACTCGCTGAGCTGGGCCACCGTCTGCGGGGCCGTCCACGGCAGGTCGACGCCGGTCGCGGAGGGCACCTGCCGGACCGCGCGCAGTCCGAGGTCCTCGACGGACACGACGCAGCCGAACCGCTCGGAGAACAGCTCGGAGAGGATCCTGGGGATGGGCTCGCGGGGGTTCTCGCCGTCCAGCCAGCGGCGCACTCGTGAGGTGTCGGTGGAGATGTGATTGGCGCCCAACTGGCGGGCTCGACGGTTCACTTGACGTGCGAGTTCGCCCTTCGACCAGCCGCTGCGCACGAACCACGAGGTGAGCAGCTCGTTCGGGCGCCTGTCCGCGCTCGCAGCGTTGTTCCCGCTTCCGCCGTTGCCGCTCACTGGAACGCCCCCATCCCTGAGACCACTTGTCACTGAGTGCGCCAAGCCTTATCAGAATGCCGGTAAATAGGGCCCGCCGTACGGCACTTGTCACCCTTCGAACGGAAACCCGACTTGCCCCCGGCATACCCACGAGCGCAAGCACCCACAGGACCCGCCTACTCAAAGTAATCCTACGATCACGGTCCCAGCCACGGCGATCCCGGAAACGCCACCATTCGCCACCCCTTCGGATGAACTCCCGGTGACCCGTACGCGATTCACTTGACAGAGAACAGCCAGGGGTGAGCGGAGCGAAGCACTCAGGGGCGCGCGAAGCCCGGCCCACCACCCGCGGCGCTCCCGGGCGCTGCCTGGATGGGGCGGCCCCGGGAAAGCGGAAGCACACAGAGTAACCGTGCTCGACCGCTGCGTAACCAGCGGCGCGTAGGACCCGTTGGAGGGGGCATGGGCTTCACGATCGGCGGCATTCGCGAGATCCGCTCCGGCGCGCGCAGGCGCGGTCGCTCGTCCGAGTGCACCGCCGTCGCCGAGTTCACGGGACTGTGGGGCTGGGACGCGGTGCCCGGCGCACGGGCCGCGGCAGGCGTCTGCTCCTGCGGACACCCCGGGTGCCGCGAACCGGGGGCGCACCCCCTGGAGTTCGCCCCGCGCGTCCCGGCCGGCGCCACCCTCGACGACGTGGGCAGGACCTGGGGCGGGTTCCCCGGCGCCGCGGTGATGTTGCCCGTCGGACGCGCGTTCGACGTGCTCGACGTCGCCGAGTCCGCCGGGCGCCGCGCCCTGGTCCGCCTCGAGCGCATGGGCCTGCCCCTCGGCCCGGTCATCGCCACGCCCGAGGGCCGCACCCAGTTCTTCGTCGCCCCCGGCGCCGCCGCCGAGCTGACGGACCTGCTCTACCGCATGGGCTGGGACGATCCGGCCGCCCTGGACCTGCGCGGCCTCGGACCCGGCACGTTCATCACGGCCCCGCCCTCCGACCGCGGCGGGCTCGGTCCGGTGCGCTGGCTGCGCCCGCCCGCGCTGGACTCGGCGACCCGCCCGCCGGAGGCCCGGCTGCTGCTGGGGACGCTGGCGTACCTGGCGCACCGGTCACGCGCCCAGGGCGCCCGGGAGACCCTCGGCCGCACCGCCTGACGCCGTCCCTACCGCCTGACGCCGTCCCTACCGCCTGGCCTCGGCCGCACCACCGCCTGACGCCGTCCGCGGGGTCGCTCGGCCCCCGCGCGGGACCGCCGCGGACCTGCGCGCCTGGGACGCCAGGGGCCACCGCGGCGACCCTCCCCCGCGGCCGCCGACGACGCACACGACGAAGCGCCCGCTCCGACTGCACCTCGGAGCGGGCGCTTCTTCCGTGCCCCGGCCTGCCTCCCGGCACACCGTCTGCGGTTCGCGGCCCTGCGGTACCGGCCGGTCAGTCCCCGATAAGGGCGTCAACGAAGGCCTCCGGCTCGAACGGCGCGAGGTCGTCCGCCCCCTCGCCGAGTCCCACCAGCTTGACCGGGACGCCCAGCTCGCGCTGGACCGCGACCACGATGCCGCCCTTCGCCGTGCCGTCCAGCTTGGTCAGCACGATGCCGGTGATGTCGACGACCTCGGCGAAGACACGGGCCTGGACGAGCCCGTTCTGCCCGGTGGTGGCGTCGAGCACGAGCAGCACCTCGTCCAGCGGGGCGTGCTTCTCGACGACCCGCTTGACCTTGCCGAGCTCGTCCATCAGGCCGGTCTTGGTGTGGAGGCGGCCGGCGGTGTCGATGAGGACGACGTCGACGCCCATCTCCTTGCCCTCCTTCACCGCGTCGAACGCGACGGAGGCGGGATCGCCGGCCTCGGGACCGCGCACGGTGTGCGCGCCGACCCGCTCGCCCCAGGTCTGGAGCTGGTCGGCGGCGGCCGCGCGGAAGGTGTCGGCGGCGCCCAGGACGACGGTGCGCCCGTCGGCCACGAGCACGCGCGCGAGCTTGCCGGTGGTGGTGGTCTTGCCGGTGCCGTTGACGCCGACGACCATCACGATGCCCGGCTTGCGGTCCTCGGGCTCGGTCTTCACGGTGCGGTCGGCCTCGGTGCCGACCAGCTTGAGCAGCTCCTCGCGCAGCAGCGCGCGCAGCTCCTCCGGGGTGCGGGTGCCGAGCACCTTCACGCGCTCGCGCAGTCGTTCGACCAGCTCCTGGGTGGGGGCCACGCCGACGTCGGCGGTGAGCAGCGTGTCCTCGATCTCCTCCCAGGTGTCCTCGTCGAGGTGCTCGCGCGAGAGCAGCGTGAGGAGCCCCTTGCCCAGGGCGTTCTGCGAGCGGGAGAGGCGGGCGCGCAGACGCACCAGCCGCCCCTCGGTGGGCTCCGGGACCTCGAGCTCGGGAACCTCGAGAGGGGGGACGACGGGGGGTTCCTCGACCGCGGTACCGGTCGGCCTGCCGTCGGGAAGATCAACCTCCTCGATCGTGCGGCGCGGTTCGTCGCGCGGGGTCTCGGCCTCGTCGCCGACGTGCGGTTCGGCCGGAGGGGCGGTGATGTCGGGCGCTGCGGGGGGCGGCGGGGGCAGCGGCTTCTTCCGCCGACTGCCGACGACCAGCCCGCCGAGCACTGCGAGCACGACCACGGCGATGACTACAGCAAGGATGACGGTTTCCATAACGGGTCCAGTATGCGTGACCCCTCCCGGCCGGGGCGGGCGGCGGCCCGGCCGCGCGTCAGGCGGCCCCCGTCCGGCCTCTCCCGGCGGCCGGGCCGGCGGGAACGGGCGGCTTGGGGCCGCGGCTCGCAGTCGGACCGTCCCGGCCCATGGCCATCTGACACCTCGTCAGCTACGGTCCCCCACATCCGCCGAAGGGGGTCCTCCATGCCCGTCACCGTCGTCCGATTCAACCTCGTCGCCCCCGGTGCGACCCCTGCCGAGCTGGGCGTCCGCTACCGGACCGCGCTGGAGATGGCCACGTACGCCGACCGGCACGGGGTCACCCTCGTACAGACCGAGGAGCATCACGGCGTCGAGAACAACTGGCTGCCCTCGCCCTTCGTCTTCGCGGGCGCGGTGCTCGGTGCGACGCGGCGGCTGGCGGTGACCGTCTCGGCCGTCATCGGACCGCTGCACGACCCGCTGCGGCTGGCCGAGGACATCGCGGTGCTGGACCTGCTGAGCGGCGGGCGGCTGGTCACGGTCGCCGGGATCGGCTACCGGCCGGAGGAGTACGCCCGGGCCGGAGTGGACTGGAAGCGGCGGGGGCAGCTCCAGGACGAGCTGCTGGAGACCGTGCTGAAGGCCTGGACCGGCGAGGAGTTCACCTACCGGGGGCGCACGGTACGGGTCACCCCCCGCCCGGCGACCGATCCGCACCCCCTGCTGCTGGTGGGCGGATCCTCGAAGGCCGCCGCCCGCCGGGCCGCCCGGCTCGGGCTGCCGTTCTTCCCCAGCGCCCATCTGCCGGAGCTGGAGGCCTACTACAAGGAGCGGCTGGCGGAGTACGGGACGGAGGGCTGGACGATGATGCCGGGCGCCGAGACGCCCCTGCTGCATGTCGCCGAGGATCCGGACCGGGCGTGGACCGAGTACGGCGAGCGCTTCCTGCACGAGGCGCGGACCTACGCCTCCTGGCAGTCGGGCGGGATCCGCTCGGCGGTGAAGTCGGGGGCGACGACGGTGGCGGAGCTGCGGGAGGAGGGCGTGTACCGGATCCTCACGCCGGACGCGTGCGTGGCGCAGGGGCTCGACAACCTCGTCCTGCATCCGCTGGCGGGCGGGATGCCGGTGGAGGAGGGGTGGCGCAGCCTACGGCTGTTCTGCGAAGACGTGCTGCCCCGGCTCGGCGGGTGAGCCGGGGCAGCACGTCCCACGGGATTCGAGGAGCGGGCAGCGGGGGCGGGCCCGGCTCCTCGAGATCGTGGGCCCTGGCGGCGGAGGCCCTGCCGGAGCCTCAGCCCATTTCCTCCAGCGCCTTGCCCTTCGTCTCCTTGACGTACTTCAGGACGAACGGGATGGAGAGCGCGGCGAAGACCGTGTAGATCACGTAGGTCGCGGAGAGGTTCCAGTCGGCCAGCGACGGGAAGCTCGCGGTGATGGCCCAGTTGGCGATCCACTGCGCGGAGGCGGCCACGCCGAGGGCCGCGGCGCGGAGACGGTTGGGGAACATCTCGCCGAGGAAGACCCAGACGACGACACCCCAGGACAGGGCGAAGAAGAGGACGAACACGTGGGCGGCGATCAGGGCGATCCAGCCCTGGGTGGCCGGCAGCTTGCCGTCGACGAGGTCGAAGGAGAACGCCCAGGCCTCGAACGCGAGGCCGACGACCATGCCGGCGGAACCGATCAGGGCCAGCGGCCTGCGGCCGACGCGGTCCACGAAGATCATCGCGATGACCGTGCCGACGATGTTGATGATCGACGTCGTGAACGAGTAGAAGAACGAGTCGGTCGGGTCGACGCCGACCGACTGCCACAGCGTGGAGGAGTAGTAGAACGCGACGTTGATGCCGACGAACTGCTGGAAGACCGAGAGGCCGATGCCGATCCAGACGATCGGCTTGAAGAAGAAGGAACCGCCGAGCAGGTCCTTGAACGTCGACTTGTGCTCGCTCTTCATCGCGTGCTCGATCTCGGCGACGCGGGCGTCCAGGTCGACGCCTGCGCCTTCGACCTCCTCGAGGATCTCGCGGGCCCGCTCGCGCTTGCCCACGGAGATCAGGAAGCGGGGGGACTCGGGGATGGCGAAGGAGAGCAGGCCGTACAGGACGGCCGGGACCACCATGACGCCGAGCATGACCTGCCAGGCTTCCAGGCCCATGAGCTTGCCGCGCTGGTCGCCGCCCGCGGAGTTGAGCAGTCCCCAGTTGACCAGCTGCGAGATCGCGATGCCGATGACGATCGCGGCCTGCTGGAAGGAGCCGAGCCGGCCGCGGTAGGCGGGCGGGGCGACCTCCGCGATGTAGGCGGGGCCGATGACGGAGGCCATGCCGATGGCGAAGCCGCCGACGACCCGCCAGAAGGCGAAGTCCCACAGCGAGAAGGGCAGCGCCGAGCCGACGGCGCTCACCGTGAACAGCAGGGCGGCGATCTGCATGACCCGGATGCGGCCGATGCGGTCGGCGATGCGGCCGGCGGTCGCTGCGCCGACGGCGCAGCCGATCAGGGCGATCGCGATGACCTGGGCGAGGGCCGCGGAGCCGATGTCGTAGCGGTCCCGGATGGCCTCCACGGCGCCGTTGATCACGGAGCTGTCGTAGCCGAAGAGGAATCCGCCCATCGCGGCCGCCGCCGCGATGAAGACGACGTGCCCGAGATGGTCGGGATGAGCCCTGCCGGCTCCTGACTTCTGCGCCTGCGTCGTGCTGGTCACGTTCAACTCCTCGAGCCGTCGGCAGCGCTGCCGACGGGATCAGCACCTCCAGATACGTGGCATCTGAAGGTAAAAGCAACGGTGCCGAGACTATGCCTTCAAGTTTCGAAGTCAAGAGGGCCCGGCTGTGACTTTTCAGCGCCCACGTGCAGGGATTGTGTTCAACTCTTGAAGCAGAAGCGGTGGGAGCTGGATGACGGGTACCCGCTCCCGCCGGTCAACGCAGGCGCTGGCTGATGACCTTCGACACACCATCGCCCTGCATGGACACGCCGTACAGCGCGTCGGCGACCTCCATCGTGCGCTTCTGGTGCGTGATCACGATCAGCTGCGAGGACTCCTGCAGCTCCTGCATGATGCGGATCAGCCGCTGCAGGTTGGTGTCGTCGAGGGCGGCCTCGACCTCGTCCATGACGTAGAACGGGCTGGGCCGCGCCTTGAAGATCGACACCAGCATGGCCACCGCGGTCAGCGACCGCTCGCCGCCGGAGAGCAGACTGAGCCGCTTGACCTTCTTGCCCGGGGGCCGGGCCTCCACGTCCACGCCCGTGGTGAGCATGTTGTCGGGGTCGGTCAGGATCAGCCGCCCCTCGCCGCCCGGGAACAGCCGACCGAACACGCCCTCGAACTGCCGTGCGGTGTCCCGGAACGCCTCGGTGAAGACCTGCTCGACACGCTCGTCGACCTCCTTCACCACTTGAAGCAGGTCGGTGCGCGTCTTCTTGAGGTCCTCCAGCTGCTCGCTCAGGAACTTGTGCCGCTCCTCCAGCGCGGAGAACTCCTCCAGCGCCAGCGGGTTCACCTTGCCGAGCTGCTGGTAGGCGCGCTCGGCCGACTTCAGCCGCTTCTCCTGCTCGGCGCGCTGGAACGGCCTCGGCCGGTTGCGCGGGTCCTCCGGGTCCTCCGGCAGCACCTCGCCCTCGGCGGGCGGCGAGGGCGGCACGAGCTGATGCGGCCCGTACTCGGAGACGAGCCCCGCGGGCTCCACGCCCAGCTCCTCCAGCGCCCTGGTCTCCAGTTGCTCGATGCGCATCCGCTTCTCGGCGCCGAGCACCTCGCCGCGGTGCACCGAGTCCGTCAGCTTGTCCAGCTCGCCCTTCAGATCGCGCCCGGCGGTGCGGGCGGCGGCCAGTTCCTGCTCCCGCCGCGCCTTGGCCGCGTCGGCGGCGACCCGCTCCGCCTCGGCCCGGCCCACGGAGACCTCGACGTGGGCGAGCAGCTGCCGCGCGCCCGAGGCCACGGCGTCCGCGACGGCCGCCTCGTGCCGCAGCCGCGCCCGCCGCTGCTCGGCACGCGCGCGTGCCTCGCGTTCCGCCCGCGCGGCCCGGTCCAGCGAGTCGGCCCGCCCGGCCAGCCCCTTGACCCGCTCCTCGTGGGTACGGACCTGAAGCCTGGCCTCCATCTCGGTCTGCCGCGCGTTGGCCCCGTCGGCGGCGAG
The window above is part of the Streptomyces sp. NBC_00425 genome. Proteins encoded here:
- a CDS encoding [protein-PII] uridylyltransferase, with the translated sequence MTSTDVRMDAEDSGPSGYAAARLRLLTEEAQSGPPRRAALAELTDDWLTGLFTAGAEELKGVSLVAVGGYGRGELSPRSDLDLLLLHDGADGKTVAALADRLWYPVWDLGLALDHSVRTPAEARKTAGEDLKVQLGLLDARHLAGDLGLTAGLRTSVLADWRNQAPRRLPELQELCAERAERQGELQYLLEPDLKEARGGLRDATALRAVAASWLADAPREGLADARRRLLDVRDALHLATGRATDRLALQEQDQVAAELDLLDADTLLRQVYEAARVISYASDVTWREVGRVLRSRAVRPRLRAMLGGGKPAPERSPLAEGVVEQDGEVVLARAARPERDPVLPLRAAAAAAQAGLPLSLHAVRRLAATVRPLPTPWPAEAREQLVTLLGSGQPTVEVWEALEAEGLITQLLPDWERVRCRPQRNAVHIWTVDRHLIETAVRASEFTRRVHRPDLLLVAALLHDIGKGWPGDHSVAGEIIAKDVAARIGFDRADVNVLAALVRHHLLLVDTATRRDLEDPATVRAVADAVGSQGTLELLHALTEADALATGPAAWSSWRGSLVADLVKRVAAVLAGNEPEEPDDTAPTAEQERLAIEAVATGSPVLALRAQTETPAETAGEQPAGDPEPLGVELLIAVPDQEGVLPAVAGVLAVHRLTVRTAELRAHDLPDGVDGSVLLLNWRVAAEYGSLPQAARLRADLVRALDGSLDIAGRLAERDAAYPRRRGVVAPPPRVAVASAASRHATVIEVRAQDAPGLLFRIGRALEDEGLRVRSMHVSTLGANAVDAFYVTGTDGTPLPGDEAVAAARKLEETLRA
- a CDS encoding ammonium transporter, coding for MAAAITLAAEAPKLSSANTGFMLICSALVLIMTPGLAFFYGGMVRVKSTLNMLMMSFISIGIVTILWVLYGFSLAFGTDSGSLIGWNSDWVGLSNIGLTELWDGYTIPIFVFMVFQMMFAIITPALISGALADRVKFSAWALFVALWATVVYFPVAHWVWGAGGWAFELGVIDFAGGTAVHINAGAAALGVILVIGKRVGFKKDPMRPHSLPLVMLGAGLLWFGWFGFNAGSWLGNDDGVGALMFVNTQVATAAAMLAWLIYEKIRHGAFTTLGAASGAVAGLVAITPSGGAVSPLGAIAVGAIAGLLCAMAVGLKYKFGYDDSLDVVGVHLVGGVIGSLLIGFFATGKGQSTATGVFYGDHSFDQLWKQCAGVFAVLAYSLVVSAILAFLLDKTIGMRVSEDDEIAGIDQAEHAETAYDFSGAGGGAARTTALPTAVAGASKKVDA
- a CDS encoding bifunctional DNA primase/polymerase yields the protein MGFTIGGIREIRSGARRRGRSSECTAVAEFTGLWGWDAVPGARAAAGVCSCGHPGCREPGAHPLEFAPRVPAGATLDDVGRTWGGFPGAAVMLPVGRAFDVLDVAESAGRRALVRLERMGLPLGPVIATPEGRTQFFVAPGAAAELTDLLYRMGWDDPAALDLRGLGPGTFITAPPSDRGGLGPVRWLRPPALDSATRPPEARLLLGTLAYLAHRSRAQGARETLGRTA
- the nsdA gene encoding transcriptional repressor NsdA, giving the protein MSGNGGSGNNAASADRRPNELLTSWFVRSGWSKGELARQVNRRARQLGANHISTDTSRVRRWLDGENPREPIPRILSELFSERFGCVVSVEDLGLRAVRQVPSATGVDLPWTAPQTVAQLSEFSRSDLMLARRGFLGTSLALCAGPSLIEPMQRWLVPSPPALIEEPESVPTSRARGRLSRPELDLLESTTVMFRQWDAQCGGGLRRKAVVGQLHEVTDLLQEPQPESTSRRLFKVAAELAELAGWMSYDVGLQPTAQKYFVLALHAAKEAGDRPLGSYVLSSMSRQMIHLGRPEDALELIHLAQYGSRDCAGPRTQSMLYAMEARAYANMGQPGRCKRAVRMAEDTFAETDEWDEPDPDWIRFFSEAELHGENSHSFRDLAYVAGRSPAYASLAEPLMRRAVELFAGDGDHQRSYVLNLIGMATVHLLQREPEQSTVLATQAMKEAKKVRSERVNTRIRKTVDSAVRDFGDLSEVVDLTERLTVELPETAEAV
- a CDS encoding LLM class flavin-dependent oxidoreductase; the encoded protein is MPVTVVRFNLVAPGATPAELGVRYRTALEMATYADRHGVTLVQTEEHHGVENNWLPSPFVFAGAVLGATRRLAVTVSAVIGPLHDPLRLAEDIAVLDLLSGGRLVTVAGIGYRPEEYARAGVDWKRRGQLQDELLETVLKAWTGEEFTYRGRTVRVTPRPATDPHPLLLVGGSSKAAARRAARLGLPFFPSAHLPELEAYYKERLAEYGTEGWTMMPGAETPLLHVAEDPDRAWTEYGERFLHEARTYASWQSGGIRSAVKSGATTVAELREEGVYRILTPDACVAQGLDNLVLHPLAGGMPVEEGWRSLRLFCEDVLPRLGG
- the ftsY gene encoding signal recognition particle-docking protein FtsY, producing METVILAVVIAVVVLAVLGGLVVGSRRKKPLPPPPPAAPDITAPPAEPHVGDEAETPRDEPRRTIEEVDLPDGRPTGTAVEEPPVVPPLEVPELEVPEPTEGRLVRLRARLSRSQNALGKGLLTLLSREHLDEDTWEEIEDTLLTADVGVAPTQELVERLRERVKVLGTRTPEELRALLREELLKLVGTEADRTVKTEPEDRKPGIVMVVGVNGTGKTTTTGKLARVLVADGRTVVLGAADTFRAAAADQLQTWGERVGAHTVRGPEAGDPASVAFDAVKEGKEMGVDVVLIDTAGRLHTKTGLMDELGKVKRVVEKHAPLDEVLLVLDATTGQNGLVQARVFAEVVDITGIVLTKLDGTAKGGIVVAVQRELGVPVKLVGLGEGADDLAPFEPEAFVDALIGD
- a CDS encoding P-II family nitrogen regulator translates to MKLITAVVKPHRLDEIKEALQAFGVHGLTVTEASGYGRQRGHTEVYRGAEYTVDLVPKIRIEVLAEDDDAEQLIDVIVKAARTGKIGDGKVWSLPVETAVRVRTGERGPDAL